A single window of Ficedula albicollis isolate OC2 chromosome 8, FicAlb1.5, whole genome shotgun sequence DNA harbors:
- the GPX7 gene encoding glutathione peroxidase 7, which translates to MLDPEGSVEHQPASSFPKVLLVPLAMLLAIAALLLLAFSATRQKEPDFYTFKVVNIRGKLVSLEKYRGSVSLVVNVASECGYTDSHYKALQQLQRDLGPYHFNVLAFPCNQFGQQEPDTNKEIESFARKTYGASFPMFSKITVSGAGAIPAFKYLIDSTGEEPTWNFWKYLVDPNGKVVKAWDSTISVEEIRPHVTELVRKIILKKKDEL; encoded by the exons ATGCTGGACCCGGAGGGCAGTGTGGAGCACCAGcctgcctcctccttccccaaagTCCTCCTCGTCCCTCTAGCCATGCTACTCGCAATTGCAGCGCTCCTGCTCCTAGCCTTTTCCGCTACGCGGCAGAAGGAGCCTGATTTTTACACTTTCAAAGTTGTAAACATCAGGGGCAAGCTTGTGTCTCTGGAGAAGTACAGGGGCTCG GTGTCTCTAGTTGTCAATGTTGCAAGTGAGTGTGGGTACACAGACAGCCACTACAAGGCcttacagcagctgcagagagacctgggcCCGTACCATTTCAATGTGCTGGCATTCCCCTGCAATCAGTTTGGGCAGCAAGAACCAGACACTAACAAAGAAATTGAGAGCTTTGCACGAAAGACTTACGGTGCCTCCTTCCCCATGTTCAGCAAAATCACAGTCAGTGGAGCTGGTGCAATTCCTGCCTTCAAGTACTTAATTG ATTCTACAGGAGAAGAACCAACCTGGAACTTCTGGAAATACCTGGTGGACCCCAATGGGAAAGTAGTAAAGGCCTGGGACTCTACCATCTCTGTTGAAGAAATAAGACCCCATGTTACAGAACTTGTAAGGAAAATCATCCTAAAGAAGAAAGATGAATTATGA